In one Acomys russatus chromosome 15, mAcoRus1.1, whole genome shotgun sequence genomic region, the following are encoded:
- the S100a1 gene encoding protein S100-A1: MGSELETAMETLINVFHAHSGKEGDKYKLSKKELKDLLQTELSGFLDVQKDADAVDKVMKELDENGDGEVDFQEYVVLVAALTVACNNFFWENS, translated from the exons ATGGGCTCCGAGCTGGAGACTGCCATGGAGACCCTCATCAATGTGTTCCACGCCCATTCGGGCAAGGAAGGAGACAAATATAAGCTGAGCAAGAAGGAGCTGAAAGACCTGCTGCAAACCGAACTCTCCGGCTTCCTGGAT GTGCAGAAGGATGCAGATGCTGTGGACAAGGTAATGAAGGAGCTGGATGAAAACGGAGACGGGGAGGTGGACTTCCAGGAGTATGTCGTGCTGGTAGCTGCTCTCACCGTGGCTTGTAACAACTTCTTCTGGGAGAACAGCTGA
- the S100a13 gene encoding protein S100-A13, with the protein MAAEPLTELEAAIETVVTTFFTFAGQEGRKGSLCINEFKELVTQQLPHLLKDMGSLDEKMKSLDVNQDSELKFNEYWRLIGELAKEIRKEKALEIRKK; encoded by the exons ATGGCAGCAGAGCCCCTGACTGAGCTGGAGGCGGCCATTGAGACCGTGGTCACTACTTTCTTCACCTTTGCAGGGCAGGAAGGACGGAAAGGCAGCCTGTGCATCAATGAGTTTAAGGAACTGGTCACCCAGCAGCTGCCTCATTTGCTCAAG GACATGGGCTCCCTGGATGAGAAGATGAAGAGCTTGGATGTGAACCAGGACTCGGAGCTCAAGTTCAACGAGTACTGGAGACTGATTGGGGAACTGGCTAAGGAAATCAGGAAGGAAAAGGCCCTGGAGATCCGGAAGAAGTAA
- the LOC127199490 gene encoding protein S100-A14: MGQCRSANAEDAQEFSDVERAIETLIKNFHQYSVEGRKETLTPAELRDLVTQQLPHLMPSNCGLEEKIANLGNCNDSKLEFGSFWELIGEAAKSVKMESPVTRS, from the exons ATGGGACAGTGTCGGTCAGCCAATGCTGAG GATGCCCAAGAATTCAGTGATGTGGAGAGGGCCATTGAGACGCTCATCAAGAACTTCCATCAGTACTCTGTGGAGGGTAGAAAGGAAACGCTGACCCCCGCTGAACTGCGGGACCTGGTCACCCAGCAGCTGCCACACCTCATGCCG AGCAACTGTGGGCTAGAAGAGAAAATTGCCAACCTGGGCAACTGTAATGACTCGAAGCTGGAGTTTGGAAGCTTCTGGGAGCTGATCGGAGAAGCAGCCAAGAGTGTGAAGATGGAGAGCCCTGTTACTCGGAGCTGA
- the LOC127199488 gene encoding protein S100-A16: MADCYTELEKAVVVLVENFYKYVSKHSLVKNKISKSSFRKMLQRELNHMLTDTGNRKAADKLIQNLDANHDGRICFDEYWTMIGGITSPMANLIRQQEQQECQQSSS, encoded by the exons atggctGACTGCTACACAGAGCTCGAGAAGGCCGTAGTTGTCCTGGTGGAAAACTTCTATAAATATGTATCCAAGCACAGCCTGGTCAAGAACAAGATCAGCAAGAGCAGTTTCCGCAAGATGCTCCAGAGAGAGCTGAACCACATGCTGAcg GACACAGGGAACCGAAAGGCAGCTGACAAGCTCATCCAGAACCTCGATGCCAACCATGACGGGCGCATCTGCTTTGATGAATACTGGACCATGATAGGCGGCATCACCAGCCCCATGGCCAACCTCATCCgccagcaggagcagcaggaatgCCAGCAGAGCAGCAGCTAG